One bacterium HR17 genomic window, GGAGTATACGACACTCGGGAAGACCGGGTTGGAAGTCTCACGCATTTGTCTTGGCTGTATGGGGTTTGGTGACCCGAACATTTGGATTCACAAATGGGTGCTCACGGAGGAGGAAAGCCTTCCAATCATCAAGAGAGCCCTTGAGTTGGGCATTAACTTCTTTGACACGGCAAATGTCTACTCGTTGGGAAGAAGTGAGGAGATCCTTGGGCGCGCCCTCAAAAAGTTTGGTGTCAATCGCGACGCAGTCGTAATTGCGACCAAGGTGCACTTTAGAATGCGTGAGGGACCAAACGCTTTCGGGCTATCGCGCAAAGCGATCTTCAATGAAATAGACCACAGCCTAAGGCGACTCGGCACTGACTATGTTGACATCTACATCATCCACCGCTGGGATTACCAAACTCCCATTGAAGAAACGATGGAAGCACTGAACGATATTGTGAGGATGGGCAAGGCACGCTACATTGGTGCTTCGTCCATGTGGACTTGGCAGTTCCAGAAAGCAAATCATGTCGCCGAAACGCATGGATGGTCGCGCTTTGTGGTAATGCAGAATCACTACAATTTGATTTATCGCGAGGAGGAACGAGAGATGCTTCCGTTTTGTCGTGCCGAAGGGATCGGCGTGATCCCTTATAGCCCGCTCGCCGGTGGGAGACTTGCCCGCGATCCCGACGAAAAAACACAGCGCGCTGAGACCGATCAAATTGCAAAGTGGAAATACGATGCGACTTCCGACATAGACCGTCCAATCATAGAGCGTGTCGGGGAACTGGCGAAAAAGCACGGGGTGTCAAGGGCTCAGATTGCATTGGCTTGGCTGCTACACAAAGAAGGGGTGACAGCCCCCATCGTCGGTGCAACGAAAATCTCTCATCTGGAAGACGCTGTCGGCGCTTTGTCCGTTAAACTAACTCCAGAGGAGATCGCCTACTTGGAAGAACCCTATATCCCACACCCTGTCGTCGGTCATCAATGAACGAGCCTTAAGATTGTCAAGACTTCTGCCCAAGCCTGTTGTGTTCTATCCACGAACCCAACGCCTAGGGGGTTGAACCTGTAGTTGATGGGCAAGTTTGCTGGGTGCCGATTTTAATTGGAGAGTAGCCCGTCGTCGTTCAAGTGGTGCTGGGGCAAAGATTAGGGTTGAGCGACAAGGTTTGTCAACCTCCGTCGCTTTCTGAACAGGAGGTTATGAAAATGGCGCTGCTTTATGGGCGTGAGTGGACGCGGGAAGAATTACTCAAGCGGGTTGGAGACATCAGTCAATTGTGCGGCGCAAAAGTTTACGAATTGCTGGACGGTCCGGCAAGGGGAGTTGTTAGCGTGGATGTTTGGACAGGCGGTGGTCTGACTTTCACCGTGCTTGCCAGCAGGGGCATGGACATCGGCATGGCTCGCTATCGTGGCGTAGCGTTGGCATGGCGTTCACCGACAACCGAAATTCATCCTGCCTTTTACGAGCCTGAACGCTACGGATGGTTGAGGGGCTTTCACGGCGGCTTGTTGACAACTTGTGGTTTAATGCACGCAGGTCATCCTATTGACGATGAAGGCGTTCACTACGGTTTGCACGGTCGCGCTTCCTACACACCTGCATCGCACTTGAGGGTTGACGGCTATTGGGAAGGTGAGGATTACTTCGTCGTCGTGGAAGGGCGCATCCGTGAAGGTGCTGTCTTTTCGCCTGTGCTGGAACTGCATCGCCGTATAACTGTCAAGTTAGGCGAAAACCGATTGTTCATCCGCGACACAGTGACTAACATCGGGTTTCAACCTTCGCCTTTGCTGCTACTCTACCACATCAACTTGGGCTTCCCGATTTTAAGCGAGCACTCAGAACTTGTCCTGCCCAGCAAAAATGTTCAACCCCGCGATCCCGATGCTGAAGCGGGGGTGAACGAATACATGAAGTTCAGCCCGCCACAACCCAACTTCCGCGAGCAGGTCTTTTTCCACCACCTCGTCGGCGCACGGGATGGTAGCACATGCGCGGCTGTCATCAACCGAACGCTGATGCACGGTGAAGGGTTGGGCGTTTATGTCCGCTGGAACTTGAACGAACTGCCCCACTTCGTCCAGTGGAAAATGATGGGCGAAGGTATCTATGTCGTCGGGGTTGAGCCGACCAACGCTCCACTGCACTTGACCCGCACGGAAATGCGCCGACAAGGGTTACTACCCACCTTACAACCTAACGAACAACGCACCTTTAACTTGGAAATCGGTGTCCTCACTACCCGCGCCGAAATTGACCAATTCCGTCAATTTATCACCCAACTGATGACGGGACGGTGAACTTTCTGCCCACACGCGCGGTGATGTCACAGCTATCAGCACGGGGACAAGGCTTTTCCATGAGTTAGCAAAAATATCTCCTCGTTCGCTAAAATGTTGACGGGTAAGGTAAGTTTTGCGAATATAACGCTCAATGTTCGCTCTTGAACAAATGCTCCGAGAATCTACGCAAGGGGTGAAATGGATGCGACTGGCGCAACGCGTGCACCGTATCAAGCCGTCACCAACGATCGCTGCGGCAGCAAAAGCGAGAGCCTTAAAAGCGCAAGGGGTTGACATTTGTGACTTGACGGTTGGAGAACCTGATCTT contains:
- the gpr gene encoding L-glyceraldehyde 3-phosphate reductase, which codes for MEYTTLGKTGLEVSRICLGCMGFGDPNIWIHKWVLTEEESLPIIKRALELGINFFDTANVYSLGRSEEILGRALKKFGVNRDAVVIATKVHFRMREGPNAFGLSRKAIFNEIDHSLRRLGTDYVDIYIIHRWDYQTPIEETMEALNDIVRMGKARYIGASSMWTWQFQKANHVAETHGWSRFVVMQNHYNLIYREEEREMLPFCRAEGIGVIPYSPLAGGRLARDPDEKTQRAETDQIAKWKYDATSDIDRPIIERVGELAKKHGVSRAQIALAWLLHKEGVTAPIVGATKISHLEDAVGALSVKLTPEEIAYLEEPYIPHPVVGHQ